The sequence CATGGAATCAAATGGATGGTAATTTTTATCACTTAGTTTCTAACCATCCAACGGTTCAGAAAACGCTATCCGCAAGTGAGATTGAAGGTTGTTTCGATCCGCAACACCATTTAGAAAACTTAGATGAGATTTATCAACGGTTAGGTATTTAGTTAATTCTTTTAGGGCGAACTCCTGTTCGCCTATGCAATAGTCCTCTTACTGAGTTGGCAATTTTTTCAGCAAGCCCTAAATAGTCCTTTAATTCCTAATGAAAAACCGATATTTTGCCAGATAATTTGGCGAGTTTTCCGCGCGATCGCGCATCTTATTTGATCTAACTGTTAGCAACCGTCTCTGATTTCTTCCTTCCAAAGCCCGACTGGAATCTAACTGGAACGAGACACAAAAAAAACGGCTGCTAAAACAATTAAACCGAGTAAGGTGAGGGGAACTAAAAAATTAATCGGTTCAATCATGTCATCTCCTGCTTATCCTTGCTTCAAGCTAAAATTTTAAGCCGTAAGCCTTTTGGAATTTGGGAGTGAAGCAAGCCATTTTTAGAGATACCACATCCCAATTCATAATGATCATAACGCACATGAACAAAACCCGATTCTACCGAGGCGTTAATCGCTTGGGATTCTCCTAAGAAAAAGCGTTTTACTGCACTAAAATCATCTAAAGAAACAACGTTACGAGTGATATCCGATCCGAACCGTTGTAAGGCGCAAGTGGTGGGTTTATAGCTAGTTCTCATTAAAGGAATCCCTAACGTTTGTATTTCAACCTCGAATGTGGGTTGACAACTCAAATCAGCTAGCCAAAATTTATCTTGCCCTTTTTTCCATAACTGGAACGAAGAAAAAACATCTGGATCAATTCCAAATCGTTCAGAAAACCATTGGAGATAACGAGCGTTTTCAACCTCTTGCGGTTGAAATTCCCGTGAAACTTCATTAGGGGCTGCTGTGGGTTCTAAATGACTTTCACTGCGTCGAATCCGAGCAACAAAAAATCCCCCTGTATCATTAAAATGAGGAAAATAGCGTTGTGCCTCCACTAAATCTTTGCGAAAGGTTTGTCCTTGCCATTGTTGCAGCCCTGACATTCCTTTTAAGTGGGAAATTGCAGCCGATTCCAGAATCCCACGCTCTCCTAATACCGCATCAATCACCGCTTCGTTTTCTTCTGGGGCAAAGGTACAGGTACTATATACAATAATCCCATTCGGTTTAACCAGTTGTAAGGCACGATGCAATAATTTCTTTTGCGTTGTCGCAATCTTTTCACTGTAGCGAAGACGGTGCTGTTTACGGGTCATTTTTCCTTTCCGCAATGTTCCCTCCCCAGAACAGGGAACATCGACCAACACGCGATCAAAGGAATGATTTTGCAACGGAATCGAAGTCCCATCATAATTACTCATCATGACATTTGAGACTCCGATGCGATCTAACATTGCTCGTAATTGTGAGAGGCGAGAAATTTGGGCTTCATTGGCGACTACCATTCCCGTTCCCTGTAACCGCGTTGCAATTTGCACGGTTTTCCCACCAGGGGCTGCACACAAGTCTATAACGCGCTCTCCCGGTTGCGGATCAAGCACTTTGACAGCAGTTAACGCAATTTCTTCTTGTAAGTTATACCAACCGCTAGCAAAGGGAAGGGTTAAGCCAGGTTTTTCCCAGTTGCGGATACGGAACGCATCAGGATACCAAGATAAGGGTTCAAACCAGAGATGCTGAGACTCCAGAAACTGTTTCACGGCTACGGATGTTGTTTTGAGGGGATTCACCCGAATGCAAGTGGGAAGCGGTTGCGCGATCGCGCTGGCAAAGGCTTCTGGATCATCAATTAAGGACTCATAGCGTTCTAATAAAGTTTCTGTAGTCACAATTCAAAATTCAAGTATTAAGCTGATTCCACTCGTTTCAACATAAAAAAGAAAGGTTGTGGTACTGTTTTAAAGTCCATTACCCCAAAAACAGTATCTTCATCAACTTTCCGAAATGTATCCTGAATCGGTAACTGATCATAAATCATTGTTGCACTAACTTTCTGACGATATTCCATCATCCGTAATCGTGCTTTATACCTCTGAGTTGTTAAGAGGGGAAACCCTAAACGAAAGAGCAACTTAAAAATCTTCGCCTTGGGAAAGTTCCAGCGTGCTGCTAATTTCATGAGCGCAGGATCAGGCTTAATTGCAATGACTTGATCATCCTGATCTAAAAATAATAAAGGATGCACTTGTTCTGGGCTGATAAATTCTTTGCCATACCAATCAAAAAGCTCTAATAA comes from Halothece sp. PCC 7418 and encodes:
- a CDS encoding RsmB/NOP family class I SAM-dependent RNA methyltransferase, producing the protein MTTETLLERYESLIDDPEAFASAIAQPLPTCIRVNPLKTTSVAVKQFLESQHLWFEPLSWYPDAFRIRNWEKPGLTLPFASGWYNLQEEIALTAVKVLDPQPGERVIDLCAAPGGKTVQIATRLQGTGMVVANEAQISRLSQLRAMLDRIGVSNVMMSNYDGTSIPLQNHSFDRVLVDVPCSGEGTLRKGKMTRKQHRLRYSEKIATTQKKLLHRALQLVKPNGIIVYSTCTFAPEENEAVIDAVLGERGILESAAISHLKGMSGLQQWQGQTFRKDLVEAQRYFPHFNDTGGFFVARIRRSESHLEPTAAPNEVSREFQPQEVENARYLQWFSERFGIDPDVFSSFQLWKKGQDKFWLADLSCQPTFEVEIQTLGIPLMRTSYKPTTCALQRFGSDITRNVVSLDDFSAVKRFFLGESQAINASVESGFVHVRYDHYELGCGISKNGLLHSQIPKGLRLKILA
- a CDS encoding DUF4334 domain-containing protein, with amino-acid sequence MNTLEKINLIQKKRETTTEEALTIFDELAVADLDFMIGQWQGFGIHTNHPMDGLLELFDWYGKEFISPEQVHPLLFLDQDDQVIAIKPDPALMKLAARWNFPKAKIFKLLFRLGFPLLTTQRYKARLRMMEYRQKVSATMIYDQLPIQDTFRKVDEDTVFGVMDFKTVPQPFFFMLKRVESA